Proteins encoded in a region of the Elaeis guineensis isolate ETL-2024a chromosome 7, EG11, whole genome shotgun sequence genome:
- the LOC109506095 gene encoding malonyl-coenzyme A:anthocyanin 3-O-glucoside-6''-O-malonyltransferase: protein MPRVLITNESRVPLPAGPYPPPGDTVPLSFFDTFWIILSPVQRLFLYPDAAIPFSSIVDSLRSSLSRTLSLFHPFGGKLIYLPGSGDAVIDCSAATADGVAFVEAESDLDIRRLAGDEVHDCESFLQLVPDLQTAELPAPVLVVQVTAFAGGGVAVGLAAHHVLTDGKGLWLFLEAWAATCKGDSAPPVPVPSHDRAVIRHAGGPEIARQFLRQLAPALPKVALLGSSIQDRLRLTRITFALDGATIQSLKQRAVHQSMELSHEPIPTPSTFTVITAHAWLCFSQAKAVAADEVILLGFMADCRARIDPPLDEGYTGNCIRTCFAKATGSELAGTGGLANACAAIGRAIKAGVEEPLRDCEGWVDCVRGLPPGRIMHSSSSPRFKVYEMDFGWGRPERVELVSMNHDGELVLAAGKEQGTVQASMGLAAHQMEVFAKVFVGGLEG from the exons ATGCCTCGCGTGCTCATCACTAACGAGTCCCGCGTCCCTCTCCCTGCCGGCCCGTATCCTCCTCCGGGAGACACCGTACCACTCTCCTTCTTTGATACCTTCTGGATCATCCTCTCCCCCGTGCAACGACTCTTCCTCTACCCCGACGCTGCCATCCCCTTCTCCTCCATCGTCGATTCCCTCAGGTCCTCCCTCTCTCGAACCCTTTCCCTCTTCCACCCCTTCGGCGGTAAACTCATCTACCTCCCTGGCTCCGGCGACGCCGTCATCGACTGCTCCGCCGCCACGGCGGACGGCGTCGCCTTCGTCGAGGCGGAGTCGGACCTCGACATCCGCCGCCTCGCCGGCGATGAGGTCCACGATTGCGAGTCCTTCCTCCAGCTCGTGCCGGATCTCCAGACCGCGGAGCTGCCGGCGCCCGTACTGGTCGTCCAGGTGACGGCGTTTGCCGGCGGAGGGGTCGCGGTGGGGCTCGCCGCCCACCACGTGTTGACGGACGGGAAGGGGTTGTGGCTGTTTTTGGAGGCGTGGGCGGCGACATGCAAGGGGGACAGCGCGCCTCCGGTGCCCGTGCCGTCACATGACCGGGCGGTAATCAGACATGCTGGTGGCCCGGAGATCGCCAGGCAGTTCTTGAGGCAGCTGGCGCCGGCTCTACCCAAA GTGGCCCTGCTCGGTTCTTCCATCCAAGACCGCCTGCGTCTCACACGAATAACCTTCGCGCTCGACGGCGCCACCATCCAATCCTTAAAGCAGCGAGCCGTCCATCAGAGCATGGAGCTCAGCCACGAACCCATCCCAACCCCTTCAACGTTCACGGTGATCACCGCCCATGCCTGGCTCTGCTTCTCCCAAGCCAAAGCGGTCGCGGCCGACGAGGTCATCCTCCTCGGCTTCATGGCGGACTGCCGCGCTCGCATCGATCCGCCTCTCGACGAGGGCTACACGGGGAACTGCATCCGCACGTGCTTCGCCAAGGCCACGGGGTCGGAGCTCGCGGGGACCGGTGGGCTCGCGAACGCCTGCGCGGCGATCGGGCGGGCCATCAAAGCGGGCGTGGAGGAGCCGCTGAGGGATTGCGAGGGCTGGGTGGACTGCGTCAGGGGTTTGCCGCCGGGGAGGATAATGCACTCTTCCTCGTCGCCGAGGTTCAAAGTCTACGAGatggacttcggctgggggaggcCGGAGCGGGTGGAGCTGGTGTCGATGAACCATGATGGGGAACTGGTGCTGGCGGCCGGGAAAGAGCAGGGGACGGTGCAGGCGTCGATGGGGCTCGCAGCGCACCAGATGGAGGTCTTTGCAAAAGTATTTGTGGGTGGTTTGGAGGGTTAG